The Hemibagrus wyckioides isolate EC202008001 linkage group LG15, SWU_Hwy_1.0, whole genome shotgun sequence genome window below encodes:
- the LOC131365549 gene encoding uncharacterized protein DDB_G0271670-like — protein sequence SSPSSSPSSSPSSSSSSPSSSSLPSPSTSSSSLPSPSTSSPSSSPSSSPSSSSLPSPSTSSSSSLPSPSSSPSSSPSPSSLPSPSTSSPSSSSSSSPSSSPSSPSPSSPSSSPSSPSPSSSSSPSSSPSSSSLPSPSTSSPSSLPSPSSSSSSSSSSLPSPSSSSPSSPPSPSSSPSSSSSSLPSPSSSSPPSPSSSPSSSSSSPSSPSSSPSSSPSSSPSSSSSSPSSSSSSPSSPPSPSSSPSSSSPSSSPSSPPSPSSSSSPSSSSPSSSPSSSPSSPPSPSSSSSPSSSSSSSSSSP from the exons tcatcaccatcatcatcaccatcatcatcaccatcatcatcatcatcatcaccatcatcatcatcattaccatcaccatcaacatcatcatcatcattaccatcaccatcaacatcatcaccatcatcatcaccatcatcatcaccatcatcatcatcattaccatcaccatcaacatcatcatcatcatcattaccatcaccatcatcatcaccatcatcatcaccatcaccatcatcattaccatcaccatcaacatcatcaccatcatcatcatcatcatcatcaccatcatcatcaccatcatcaccatcaccatcatcaccatcatcatcaccatcatcaccatcaccatcatcatcatcatcaccatcatcatcacc atcatcatcatcattaccatcaccatcaacatcatcaccatcatctttaccatcaccatcatcatcatcatcatcatcatcatcatcattaccatcaccatcatcatcatcaccatcatcaccaccatcaccatcatcatcaccatcatcatcatcatcatcattaccatcaccatcatcatcatcaccaccatcaccatcatcatcaccatcatcatcatcatcatcaccatcatcaccatcatcatcaccatcatcatcaccatcatcatcaccatcatcatcatcatcatcaccatcatcatcatcatcatcaccatcatcaccaccatcaccatcatcatcaccatcatcatcatcaccatcatcatcaccatcatcaccaccatcaccatcatcatcatcatcaccatcatcatcatcaccatcatcatcaccatcatcatcaccatcatcaccaccatcaccatcatcatcatcatcaccatcatcatcatcatcatcatcatcatcatcacca
- the LOC131365550 gene encoding uncharacterized protein DDB_G0271670-like produces the protein PSSSPSSSPPSSSSLPSPSSSSLSSLPSSSLPSSSSPSSSPSSLPSPSSSSSPSSSPSSSPSSPPSSSSSSPSSSSSSSSSPSSPSSPSSSSSPSSSPSSSPSPSSSPSSSPSSSSSSSPSSSPSPSSSSSSSSPSSSSSSSSSPSSSPSSPPSPSSSSSSPSSSSPSPSSSPSSSPSSSSSPSSSPSSSSSSSSSPSSPPSPSSSSSSSSPSSSSSPSSPPSPSSSSSSSSSSPSSSSSPSSPPSP, from the coding sequence ccatcatcatcaccatcatcatcaccaccatcatcatcgtcattaccatcaccatcatcatcatcactatcatcactaccatcatcatcactaccatcatcatcatcaccatcatcatcaccatcatcactaccatcaccatcatcatcatcatcaccatcatcatcaccatcatcatcaccatcatcaccaccatcatcatcatcatcatcaccatcatcatcatcatcatcatcatcatcaccatcatcaccatcatcaccatcatcatcatcatcaccatcatcatcaccatcatcatcaccatcaccatcatcatcaccatcatcatcaccatcatcatcatcatcatcatcaccatcatcatcaccatcaccatcatcatcatcatcatcatcatcaccatcatcatcatcatcatcatcatcatcaccatcatcatcaccatcatcaccaccatcaccatcatcatcatcatcatcaccatcatcatcatcaccatcaccatcatcatcaccatcatcatcaccatcatcatcatcatcaccatcatcatcaccatcatcatcatcatcatcatcatcatcaccatcatcaccaccatcaccatcatcatcatcatcatcatcatcaccatcatcatcatcatcaccatcatcaccaccatcaccatcatcatcatcatcatcatcatcatcatcaccatcatcatcatcatcaccatcatcaccaccatcacca